TCAACTTCCGCAACGGCGCCCACGCGTCCTCCGCCGCTGCCGGCGGGCAGGCGCATGCCGTCTCGTTCAGGTTCGCGCCGCAACTGGGGCAGAGCCCGCGGCACGCCTGGCCACACAACACGTATTCGGGCAGGGCCAGGAGCACGTGCTCCCGGACCATGCTCCCCAGGTCCAGTTCCCGCGCCCCGACGGGCAGCGGGTAGACCTCCTGCTGGGCCGCCTCCCGGGGCTCGAGCCCCGGCCGATACAGCGCGGAGACCGGCTCGTCAAAGGCGACCACGACTTGGGCGAGGCAGCGGCGGCATTCGAGCAGCACCTCGCCGGACACGTTGCCGCGCACGACTACGTCTGCCGCTGCCTGCTGGGCCTGGACGTTCAGGCGTACGGGACCGCGGAGCCGCAGCGGTATCCCTCCCCAGAGCGGGTCCTCCGGCGCCACCTCCTCATCGACCCCGACCCTCCGCTCCCGCCGCAGCCGCCCCAGATCGACTTTCAGCATAGTCGTTCAAGATGGCCGAGCCGCCACCCGCTTGTCAACGCTGCGGTACGGGAAAAAGCGCGCCGCAGCGCTACGGTCCGCGGGCGGCGAGCGTGTCGGCCGTGGCAAAGAAGAAGGGGATCTCGCGCCGCGCGGTCTCGACGGCGTCAGAGGCGTGGATCGCGTTGCGCTCCTTGGACTCGGCGTAGAGGGCGCGAACGGTGCCGGGCGCGGCTTCGGCCGGATCCGTGGCGCCGATAACGTGACGCAGGCGTGCCACGGCATCCTGCCGTTCGAGCAGGACGGCGACGACTGGGCCGGAAGTCATGAAACGGACGAGGGAGGGGTAGAATGGCCTTTCGCGGTGCACGGCGTAGAACTCGGCCGCCTGTGCGTCGCCGAGTCGGACCAGGCGGAGGTCGCGGATGCGGAACCCGTCCTCTTCCAGGTGGGCGAGGATGCGGCCGGTCAGGCCGCGCCCCACGGCGTCCGGCTTGATGATGGCGAGGGTCTGCTCCATGCGTATCAACGCCCCAGGAGTTTGCGAATGATGTCGGCGCGCGTGAGGAACCCAGTAAGCTTTCCTTCCCGCACCACGGGCAGTTGCCCTACGTCCTTATTGATCATGAGGTTGGCGACCTCATCGATCCCCGTGTCTTCGGCAACACACAGAACCGACCGGCTCATGATCTCGCGGACGAGCGGCTGGCGGGTAAGCGGCAGCACGGCTGGGGGCTGGTTCTCGGCTGCGCGAGGGATCTGGGGCAGCAGGCTACGCATGATATCGCGGTCCGTGACAATGCCCAGGACTTCGCCCTTCTCGCCCACCACGGGGAGGGCGCGCACGCCCAGCCGGATGAGGTGCTCGACGGCTTCCTGGGCCGGCGTCTCGGGGGAGACGCACTGGATCTGGCGGGTCATGATATCGCGCACCGTCAGGCGCATAGCCAACGCTCCGGGGCGGGGCGGGTCAGAGGGCCTCGCGCAGCAGTGGCACCAGATCCGAGGGTCGGCGGCCTACGCGGATGCCTCGCTGCTCGAACGCCTGGATCTTCTCGGCCGCTGTGCCCGCGGAGCCGCTGATGATCGCGCCCGCGTGGCCCATGCGCCGGCCGGGCGGCGCGGTTTGCCCGGCAATGAAGGCAACGGCCGGCTTGGTCATCCGCGTCTGAATGTAGGCGGCCGCGGCCTGTTCGTCCGTGCCGCCTATCTCACCGATCAGGACGACCGCCCGGGTCTCTACATCGGCTTCGAAGGCGGCAAGGCAGTCCAGGAATGACGTGCCGATGATGGGGTCGCCACCGATGCCGATGCAGGTGCTCTGGCCGATTCCCGCCTGTGTGAGCTGGTAGACAACTTCGTAGGTCAGCGTTCCCGAGCGCGATACCACGCCCACCGGACCCGGGCTGGCAATCTGGCCGGGCATGATCCCCACCTTGCATTTGCCGGGGGCGAGCAGGCCGGGGCAATTAGGCCCTACCAGCCGAGCGCCTCGCTCGAGGACAAAGGGGTAGATGCGGGTCATGTCCAGCACCGGGATGCCCTCGGTAATGGCCACAATGAGCGTGATCCCGGCGTCCGCGGCCTCCATGATGGCGTCGCCGGCAAAGTTCGGCGGGACGTAGATCACGGAAGCGGTTGCACCGGTCTCGCGCACCGCCTGCTCCATGGTGTCGAACACGGGCACGCGCGCACCGGCCGGGCCTTCGAACTGCTGCCCGCCGCGACCGGGGGTCACGCCGCCCACCACCCGGGTCCCGTACTCCAGCATCTGGCGGGTGTGGAACGCGCCGTCCCGCCCCGTAATCCCCTGCACCAGCAGCCGGGTGGCCTGATCGATGAAGATGGCCACGATCTACTCGCCTGCAGAAGCTTGCTGCGCCAGCGCCACGGCTTTGCGCACGACCTCGTCCATCGAGGTGAAGGCGCTGAAGCCGGCCGCCTCGAGGATACGAATCGCCAGGTCCTCGTTCGTTCCCGTGAGCCGGATGACCAGCGGCCGCTCGATCGGGATGCGCCGGGTCGCCTCGACAATCCCGTTGGCCACGTCATCGCAGCGGGTGATGCCGCCAAAAATGTTGAAGAGGATGACGCTGACGTTGGGGTCGGTGGTGATGATGCTGAGTGCGCTCACCACCTTGTCCGGGTTGGAGGAGCCGCCGATATCCAGGAAATTGGCGGGCTCGCCGCCGTAATACTGGATCAGGTCCATAGTGGCCATGGCCAGGCCGGCGCCGTTCACGACAGCGCCGATGTTGCCTTCCAGCTTGATGTAACTGAGGCCGGCCTCGCGCGCCGCCGCCTCCGCGGCGGGCTCCGCGCTGGGGTCGCGCAGCGCAGAGATCTCGGGGTGGCGGAACAGCTCGCTGTCGTCGATGTTCATCTTGGCGTCCAGGGCCAGCACCTCGCCGGCCGGCGTAGTGATGAGCGGGTTGATCTCGGCGAGAGACGCGCCACTGCCCAGGAAGGCGTCGTAGAGGCGCTGGAGGATCGCGGCTGCGGCCCCGCGCTGGGCGGCATCGGCGTAGAGCCGCGCCGCCAGGCTGTACGCCTGGTACGGCAGGAGGCCGTAGCGGGGGTCCACTGCCAGGCGGGTGACCGCCTCTGGCGACCGCGCCGCGACCTCCTCAATGTCGACGCCTCCCTGGGAGCTGACCATGAAGACGGGGCGCTTCGATTCCCGGTCCACGATGACGCCCACGTAGCTCTCGGAGGCGATGTCCGCGGCGGGGGCGACCAGTACCTTCTGCACGGTCAGCCCTTTGATGCTCATGCCCAGGATGCGCTCGGCGTGGGTGCGCGCCTCGGCCGGCGAGCGGGCGAGCTTCACGCCGCCTGCCTTGCCGCGCCCGCCGGCATGGACCTGCGCCTTGACCACGACGGTGCCAGCAAAGCGGGCTGCGGCTGCCTCTGCTTGGGCAGGCGTGGCCGCCACTTCACCCGGCGGTACGGGGATGCCGCGCGCCCGCAGGATCTCCCTGGCCTGATACTCGTGCAGATTCATGGGTGGAGGGTCCCCGCCCGCTCCGCGACAATGGTCGTGCCTGCGCCTGCCGTCAGCGCCTCCAGCCCCTGCTCGAGTCGAGCAATGTGGGCCCGCACGCCTCCGGCGCGACCCGCACCTGGGTGATGACGGTAACCACGTCCCGCTCGACGCCTGCCCGCGCCAGCGCGTTCTGCAGCGACTGCTGGATCATGTAGCCGATCCAGCCGCCCGTCGCCGCGACCAGGACGCCTAGCGGCAGAGGCGGCAACTCCTGAAGCGCCCGCTCGTTGCGGAGCAGTTCGTCGCCGATTTGCGGCCCATTGCCGTGTACCACGGCGATCTTCCAGCCGGCTCCGGCAAGCGCCACGATGGGCTTGAGGCTCTGGCGGGTGTGCGCAAACTGCTGGTGTATGTCACCCCGCTCGCCCGGGGGCAGGAGTGCGTTGCCGCCCAGGGCCACCACCACACCGCGTCCACCGGCGCCGGCCCTGGACGGCGCGGCTATCATAAGCCCCTCGTTCCGGGCGAGCAAGCCGGCCGGCCGCGCATCACGGCCGCTCCCGCGCCTGGCGCAGCAGCAGCTCCCGCAGCTCCGTCAGGCTGGCGCCAAAGCCGGCGTAATCACCGCGCCGCAAGCGCCGCTCTGCCTCCTCGAGCAGCTCGAGCGCGCGCCGCGGCCAGTTCTCGGCCCTCCCTGGCGGCCGCTCCGCTACCGACTGGGGCCCCGCCGCACGCGGCGCCGCCTCCGGCGCACCCGTCTGCAGGGCGCGCAGCGCCTCGGCCAGCGTGGGCGCCATGCTGACCGCGCGGCCGTCGCTTAATACCACCCGGTGCAGCGCGGGTATCGGACTGCCTTGCGCGGAGAGGAAAAGCGGCTCGAGATACAGGAAGGTGCTGTCGAGCGGCACGACGCGGAGGCGGCCCAGGTCCACGTTGCTCCCAGCCTGGCGCCAGAGCGAGAGCTGCGCTGAGATCACGGGGTCCTGCTCGATCAACGTCTGAACCTGGCCCGGCCCCGGGATCTGCTGGTCGCGCGGCAGCTCGAGCAGCACCATCTCGCCGTAGTGCGGCGGATCGCTGCGCGCCACGAGCAGGGCGGTCATGTTCTGGCGCTCCCGCGCAATGAACGGGAGCAGCAGCAGCAACTCGGCCTGCGACTCGGCGGGCAGCCGCGCCATGGCGTAGATCGGCGGGTAGACCTTCAGTCCTTCCGCGCCGTGCTCCTGGGCCATCTGCCAGACATCCTGCCCGGCGTAAAAGGCCTCCGGCCGCTGCAGGTGATACGTCTCCAGGATGTCCGCCTGCGCCTGCAGAAACAGCGCCGGATAGCGCAGGTGCCGCCGCAGCTCGGGTGGCATGGCTGCCAAGGGCTGGATCAGCCCCGAGAAGATGCGGCGGTAGGTCTCGAGCACCGGGTCCGGCATCTCGACGGCATAGAAGGAAACCGCGCCGGTGAACGCGTCCACCGTGGCCTTCACGCTGTTGCGCAGATAGCGGACGCGGCCCAGGCCGCGAAGTTGCGCCACACGGGCCAGCGGAAACCCCGCGACCGCCGTGTACCCGTCCGCGATCCAGACCACGCGACCGTTGGCGATGACCGGGTAAGCCTCAGGGTCCCAGAGCAGGAACGGAGCCAGCGTCGCCAGCCGCTCGCCCACGGACCGGCGGAACAGAAAACGGCCGCCTGTCCGAACCTCTCCGGCGAACAACAGGTTCTTGTCGCCGAAGCGCCAGGCAAAGGCCAGGAGTCTCGGAAACGAGCCCAGCGAAACGCCCAGCGGCCCGCTCGCCTCACGGCCCGCATCCGCCGGCGCCGGAGGAGCCCCCCTCCCCGGCACCAGCACGACGTAATCCTCCATAGTCTCGCCGAAGTAGACCTCGGGTCGGGTCAACTCGAGCTGGGCGGGCGCCGCCGGGTCGAGGTCCACGGGGTCCAGGTTCCCCACCCAGAGCACCGGCTCCCCCTGCGCCGTGGTCTGACTGACCGGCGTGACTGCAGCGCCCATGCCCCGCATGTACTGCGGATTCAGCCGCAGCGTCTGCCACGTTCTGGCGTCCGCGGGCAACCCCTGGGGACTGAACTCCCGCACCGCAATCGCCACCTGCTCCTCCTCGCCCGCCGCGCCGTAGCGGTCGTAATGCACGGCCGGGAACTGGTAATACCCGAACAGCGCCTGGATCTGGTTGTACGTGGTCTTCAGCGGCGCCAGGTCCCAGAGCGGCATGCGCGAGAGCGAGGCGGCCAGCACCTGCGAGGACGGGACCGCTGCCGCACGGTACGGGAGCACGCGCCGCTCCAGCTCGTGCAGCCCGTAGGCGCGGCGGGTGAACTCGAGATTCCAGCGGATGTAGGGCGCCTCCCGCTCGAGCTGATTGGGCTCAACCCTGAACTTCTGCACCAGCGCCGGATAGATCTCGAGCAGCCCGAGCGCCGCGCCCAGCCAAGCACCCAGCGCCAGCAGCGGAGGCGCCCAGGCCCGCCGCCACGCGCCATAGAGCAAGGCGGCGGCCGCCAGCACGGAAAGGACGGCCATGATCCGTCGGGCCGGAAGTCTTGCGGTCACGTCCGTATAGCCGAGGCTCCCGGCAAAGCCGCCGCCTTCGAGCAGCAGGTTGTACCGGCTGAGCCAGTACCGGACGCCCAGAAGCAGCAGCATGGCGGCAAGCAGCACGATGGCGTGCAGGCGCACGCCTTCATCAACGCGGATCCGGTTCTCGCTCCAGCGGATCGCACCGACCAGCACGTACCCGAGCACGGCCAGCGCGACGCTCCAGACGACGAGCAGGAGGAGGTAGCCCAGGATCTGCAGGTAGACGGGGAGCGCGAAAACGTAAAAGGAGAGGTCCCGGCCGAAGAGCGGGTCAGTGACGCCCCACTCCACTCGCCTGAG
The genomic region above belongs to Gemmatimonadota bacterium and contains:
- the ndk gene encoding nucleoside-diphosphate kinase translates to MEQTLAIIKPDAVGRGLTGRILAHLEEDGFRIRDLRLVRLGDAQAAEFYAVHRERPFYPSLVRFMTSGPVVAVLLERQDAVARLRHVIGATDPAEAAPGTVRALYAESKERNAIHASDAVETARREIPFFFATADTLAARGP
- a CDS encoding UPF0182 family protein, with the translated sequence MRRRLARLGLLVAAAVLVGVAGGGAAVRLYTDALWFDSVSYLPVFWTQLGTTSVVRLIATLLGAALVLLNLWVVARQLGPVRVRRRYGNLEIAERVPRGMVAGGAVILALLAGWWISGLSFAGGAPLGVLAWLRRVEWGVTDPLFGRDLSFYVFALPVYLQILGYLLLLVVWSVALAVLGYVLVGAIRWSENRIRVDEGVRLHAIVLLAAMLLLLGVRYWLSRYNLLLEGGGFAGSLGYTDVTARLPARRIMAVLSVLAAAALLYGAWRRAWAPPLLALGAWLGAALGLLEIYPALVQKFRVEPNQLEREAPYIRWNLEFTRRAYGLHELERRVLPYRAAAVPSSQVLAASLSRMPLWDLAPLKTTYNQIQALFGYYQFPAVHYDRYGAAGEEEQVAIAVREFSPQGLPADARTWQTLRLNPQYMRGMGAAVTPVSQTTAQGEPVLWVGNLDPVDLDPAAPAQLELTRPEVYFGETMEDYVVLVPGRGAPPAPADAGREASGPLGVSLGSFPRLLAFAWRFGDKNLLFAGEVRTGGRFLFRRSVGERLATLAPFLLWDPEAYPVIANGRVVWIADGYTAVAGFPLARVAQLRGLGRVRYLRNSVKATVDAFTGAVSFYAVEMPDPVLETYRRIFSGLIQPLAAMPPELRRHLRYPALFLQAQADILETYHLQRPEAFYAGQDVWQMAQEHGAEGLKVYPPIYAMARLPAESQAELLLLLPFIARERQNMTALLVARSDPPHYGEMVLLELPRDQQIPGPGQVQTLIEQDPVISAQLSLWRQAGSNVDLGRLRVVPLDSTFLYLEPLFLSAQGSPIPALHRVVLSDGRAVSMAPTLAEALRALQTGAPEAAPRAAGPQSVAERPPGRAENWPRRALELLEEAERRLRRGDYAGFGASLTELRELLLRQARERP
- the sucC gene encoding ADP-forming succinate--CoA ligase subunit beta, which gives rise to MNLHEYQAREILRARGIPVPPGEVAATPAQAEAAAARFAGTVVVKAQVHAGGRGKAGGVKLARSPAEARTHAERILGMSIKGLTVQKVLVAPAADIASESYVGVIVDRESKRPVFMVSSQGGVDIEEVAARSPEAVTRLAVDPRYGLLPYQAYSLAARLYADAAQRGAAAAILQRLYDAFLGSGASLAEINPLITTPAGEVLALDAKMNIDDSELFRHPEISALRDPSAEPAAEAAAREAGLSYIKLEGNIGAVVNGAGLAMATMDLIQYYGGEPANFLDIGGSSNPDKVVSALSIITTDPNVSVILFNIFGGITRCDDVANGIVEATRRIPIERPLVIRLTGTNEDLAIRILEAAGFSAFTSMDEVVRKAVALAQQASAGE
- a CDS encoding DUF177 domain-containing protein, with amino-acid sequence MLKVDLGRLRRERRVGVDEEVAPEDPLWGGIPLRLRGPVRLNVQAQQAAADVVVRGNVSGEVLLECRRCLAQVVVAFDEPVSALYRPGLEPREAAQQEVYPLPVGARELDLGSMVREHVLLALPEYVLCGQACRGLCPSCGANLNETACACPPAAAEDAWAPLRKLKRD
- a CDS encoding CBS domain-containing protein; protein product: MRLTVRDIMTRQIQCVSPETPAQEAVEHLIRLGVRALPVVGEKGEVLGIVTDRDIMRSLLPQIPRAAENQPPAVLPLTRQPLVREIMSRSVLCVAEDTGIDEVANLMINKDVGQLPVVREGKLTGFLTRADIIRKLLGR
- the sucD gene encoding succinate--CoA ligase subunit alpha, encoding MAIFIDQATRLLVQGITGRDGAFHTRQMLEYGTRVVGGVTPGRGGQQFEGPAGARVPVFDTMEQAVRETGATASVIYVPPNFAGDAIMEAADAGITLIVAITEGIPVLDMTRIYPFVLERGARLVGPNCPGLLAPGKCKVGIMPGQIASPGPVGVVSRSGTLTYEVVYQLTQAGIGQSTCIGIGGDPIIGTSFLDCLAAFEADVETRAVVLIGEIGGTDEQAAAAYIQTRMTKPAVAFIAGQTAPPGRRMGHAGAIISGSAGTAAEKIQAFEQRGIRVGRRPSDLVPLLREAL